GGGCCTTTCGAAAATCGACTTTTTCTACAGGCTCGTTAGTCGGAGAATTAACATGCAACCATATCGGATAATTTTGATAAGTTTAATTCTGAGTACTGCCTCAAGTTTCACAATGGCGTCAGACGAAATGAAAGGACCTGATGCAATTACTAAAATAACAGGAACTCAGAGAAGGGCTGTCGCAGTTGATGTTGATTACAAAGAAAAGTGCCCACTTATTTCAAAGAAATCCGGAGCCCTCGATTTCATTAGGGATGGTTTTTGTTTTTATAAAGATGTTGTTATAGACACCCGTACGAATTTAATGTGGACGCGCAACGCAAACATCGCAGAAAAACGTATGACTTGGGACGATGCCATTAAGTGGGTTGAAGGCACTTTCTTTAGTCGCAGATTGGGCTACGCAAGCTACCGCAACTGGCGTTTACCAACGGTAGAAGAACTATATTTCTTTGCGAACGTAGCAGAAGGTAAGAACGTTGCTGCCTATTTCAATGCATTGGGTTTTAATATCGTTGACCAGCCCATGATGTTTTGGACATCCACAACTGCTGGAGCTGAATTACATTGGGGCCCAATTCCAATCAATAAATGTGATTGGTATGTAAGTATGTTCGATGGCCACGCAGACATTGCCATTGGCAACTCAGAATATTATGTATGGCCCGTGCGTTTGAACAAATAAGGATGATTGTTGATCGGGTTGAACGAGGCGAAGCCTGCCGATGATTCTAACGAAGCGGGTCGAGACCGACGCGCAAGGGGTCGCGCGTCTCACCCGCGTGTTGTTCAACTGCATATTACATCTGGAAAAGTGCAACTCTGTTGACAATTCGTCAGTTCCACAGTTGTAGGTGAAGGTTGTAAGGGTGGTTGCGCTGCGCGTAAAAAACGCTTCGTAATAAAGCCCCCGGGATAAACCCGGGGGCTCAGTTTTTGACCTGCTCTTACTGATACAGGACTCATCTTGTACTGTATAGTAATTGTATAGTAAACACGCCAAAACAGCCAGAAATAGCCGGAAAGCGTATTTTGCTCGCTTCCCATAACCGTATGAAAAAAGAAAGAAACTGAACCATACGGAAAAGGGGAGCAAGGCACTCGGTCGCTTTCCTAAACCGCGTGCCGGGTGTTCGAATCACCCCAGGGGCACCATAAATCAAGCACTTAGAGCCGGTCAACGAGACCGGCTCTTTTTTTGCCGATTTATCAGGTAACAATGCAAGATTTATGAATACCTTCTGGCGCGTGAGTCACGATTTAACCGCTCACGCCCGAGAATCTTATCCTTCATCCTTGAGCACTAATCCAGCCTGATCCAATTTCTGAAATCTCAATCATAATTGGTATCAAACTTTAGTGCTAAATGTTCACGCTGACCCTTCGGTTCAAAATGGACATGTCAAGTTGAACCGTTTTCCTCGCGTGCTATTCGTGGGCAGCTATCAAGATATTGATCTTTAATAACAATTGAGCTGAGTATTAATGGCACTTACCTTGCTATCAAGGTAGGATAAAAAGAACCATATGATTTTTTTAGGGCTCACGGGGTGGCACCGTAAATACCCCGTAAACTGTCACCGGCAGTCAAGAGTTAGCTCAGAGTGCGCAGGGAAGAATATCATCATGGGAGAGGTCAGGGCATGAAGCAGACAGACGAACTGATCGGTGAGAATGAGCTGAAGGAACATTTCGGATATGCAGAAGCGGAGACCGCTGCCGATGCTGAGAATCTGGCGACCGATAAGGAAGATGAACCGGATGATGAAGACGCCAAGTCGCCTCGGATGGATCTCGATGTATTGGCGCTGTACTTGAAAGAGATCAGGAAGACGCCGCTTCTTACCTTTGCGCAGGAGCAGGAACTCGGCAAACTGGTCGCCGAGGGAGATGAGGCCGCGCGCGCCAGGATGATCGAAGCCAATCTCCGTCTCGTCGTTTCGATCGCAAAGAGGTACATCAACAGGGGACTGCCGTTCTCGGATCTCATTGAGGAAGGCAACCTCGGGCTTATTCGAGCGGTCGAAAAGTTTCAGTATCAGCGGGGCTTCCGGTTCAGCACCTATGCCTCGTGGTGGATCAAACAGGCGATCGACCGGGCCATCGCGAACCAGCTCCGGATCATCCGGCTGCCCGTTCACGTTGCCGAGGACCTCCATGCCTACGCCCGGACGACGAAGCAACTGACGCAATCGCTCGGCCGCGCACCGATCCCGGAAGAAGTCGCCGCGAAACTGCACAAAACGGTCCAGCATGTGAGAGCGCTGATCCAGATGACGAGGACCATCTATTCGCTCGATATGCTGATCAGTGACGACGGAGAAGACGCGCTCAAAGATGTACTGAGCGATGACAGCGCGCCCACGCCGGCCCAGCCTTACGAAGATCAGCTCAGGAAAAAAAATCTCACTGATTGGCTGTCCACACTTTCGGATACGGAGCGCCGGGTCCTCGCGCTGCGGTATGGTTTGGAAGCGGGCGAAGAGTACACGCTGAATAGCATCGGCAATCTGTTGGGAATAACGCGGGAACGCGTAAGGCAGATAGAGTCCAAGGCGATCGGCAGGCTCAGGTCTTTGACAAGGGATATGAACATAGCGCTGAACGACTTGATGTAGGCCTTGCCGCAGATGACTGAAATCCGGATCGTCCCCGGGCATGGCGAAAACCAGAAAGGCCGGTCATCTGACCGGCCTTTGTTCTTCGGGCGGGAGATACGCGGGGCTCTCCGTACTTCTCCGTGGAAGGATGCGACAGCTTCCGTCACCCTTTCCGTTCAATGGCCGGGTTCACGCGTTCATGGATATAACTTTGAATCGCGTCCCTGTCGAGCACGGACAAGTTCAAGAACTTCATTCCCATGCCAGGCTCCTCATACATGGCCTCCCCAAAACGGTAGACGTAGAGAACAACCGCATCAGCCCGAATGATCCGGTCCTTGAGCACGAACGTTACCGCATGCTCCGTGCCGACGGGGTCGGGGTCAAGGGTGCGTATGAACAGACCGCTGTCGGAAAGCGAGATCACGGTCCTCGTGTCCGCTGGCGTTCCATCCACGGAAGCGTTCAGCGCAGTCGCGACCCTGATATTCTGCCGGGGTGTCGGCTCAAGCGCCTGCTGAACGGCGCGGTAAAGTTCGGACGTTTGAAGCGGTTTGTTCAGGCAGGCAGCGCAGCCTGCTCTGCGGCACTGGTCCTGGCTCTGCACATCGGCAAACCGCGTCTGAATGAAAACCGGGGCAGCCGGCGCCAGGGTAAGCTGTTTCATCCGGTTGTACAGGTCGATACCGCTCATGTCCGGCAATGCCAACTCGCTGATAATCAGAGCAGGGGCGGCGATGTTCAGGAAGTCAAGCGCCTCTGAGCCTGTTCTCACCATCGTCGTGTTATACCCGAAATTCTGAAGCAGCATGGCCGTGAAGTTGCCATCGCGCTGGTTGTTGTCTGCGACGAGGATGAACTTCTTTTTCCTGATTGATTCCGATTTCTTTTTTTTATCACCTTTGGTCACGAGGTCGCGCTCCTGTACTCCAGATTTGTATGAAAATTATAGCAAAAATGATCATTTCAATCACGAGAATCTTTTTCTTCCGACACTTTTCCCGGAACACCGCGGCCAATGCACCTGGTATTTTAATGAAGTTTTCCGTTTTTTTATTGACAAACCCTCTGAAATCTCATACAATTCGCTCTCGTTCTGCAATCAGTGCATAGGCTCGTAGCTCAGGGGGAGAGCGCTACCTTGACACGGTAGAGGTCGGCGGTTCGAAACCGCCCGGGCCTACCATGATTAACCGCAACGGTAACATCCATTTATGAGTGAAATACAACTCAGGCTGCCTGACGGTCAGGACAGAAAGTATGCCTCTGGCATCACCGGTCAGGAAGTTGCCGAGAAGATCGGCTCTCGCCTCGCGAAAGACGCTCTTGCCATAAAATTAGACGGTCAACTCCAGGATCTCAACATCCCCGTTGATCACCCTGCTGCGGTAGAGATCGTTACGTTCAAGTCGCAGGAAGGCCGCGATGTGTACTGGCACAGCACGTCGCACCTGATGGCGCACGCGGTCAAGCAGCTCTTCCCGCAGTCCCGGCTCGCGATCGGTCCGGCCATCGAGGAAGGGTTTTACTACGACTTCGACATCGAGCGCCCCCTGACCCCGGAGGACCTCGAGAAGATCGAGAAACG
This window of the Nitrospirota bacterium genome carries:
- a CDS encoding DUF1566 domain-containing protein — encoded protein: GLSKIDFFYRLVSRRINMQPYRIILISLILSTASSFTMASDEMKGPDAITKITGTQRRAVAVDVDYKEKCPLISKKSGALDFIRDGFCFYKDVVIDTRTNLMWTRNANIAEKRMTWDDAIKWVEGTFFSRRLGYASYRNWRLPTVEELYFFANVAEGKNVAAYFNALGFNIVDQPMMFWTSTTAGAELHWGPIPINKCDWYVSMFDGHADIAIGNSEYYVWPVRLNK
- a CDS encoding sigma-70 family RNA polymerase sigma factor, producing the protein MKQTDELIGENELKEHFGYAEAETAADAENLATDKEDEPDDEDAKSPRMDLDVLALYLKEIRKTPLLTFAQEQELGKLVAEGDEAARARMIEANLRLVVSIAKRYINRGLPFSDLIEEGNLGLIRAVEKFQYQRGFRFSTYASWWIKQAIDRAIANQLRIIRLPVHVAEDLHAYARTTKQLTQSLGRAPIPEEVAAKLHKTVQHVRALIQMTRTIYSLDMLISDDGEDALKDVLSDDSAPTPAQPYEDQLRKKNLTDWLSTLSDTERRVLALRYGLEAGEEYTLNSIGNLLGITRERVRQIESKAIGRLRSLTRDMNIALNDLM
- a CDS encoding response regulator, with the translated sequence MTKGDKKKKSESIRKKKFILVADNNQRDGNFTAMLLQNFGYNTTMVRTGSEALDFLNIAAPALIISELALPDMSGIDLYNRMKQLTLAPAAPVFIQTRFADVQSQDQCRRAGCAACLNKPLQTSELYRAVQQALEPTPRQNIRVATALNASVDGTPADTRTVISLSDSGLFIRTLDPDPVGTEHAVTFVLKDRIIRADAVVLYVYRFGEAMYEEPGMGMKFLNLSVLDRDAIQSYIHERVNPAIERKG